Proteins from a genomic interval of Leifsonia shinshuensis:
- a CDS encoding isochorismatase family protein gives MGYGLILVDVQRNLLEGETAVAGAGEFRVVLSDLLDAARDADASIVHVKNDGARGEPDEPGTPGWELVFAPLPGEPVVRKDVADAFESNPALADVLRAMGVDTVVVAGLQSEHCVQATAIGALRRGFDVVVPAGAHTTYDADEPAEAIVERITLELVAAGVEVPELDDLTWA, from the coding sequence ATGGGATATGGCCTCATCCTCGTCGACGTGCAGCGCAACCTGCTCGAAGGCGAGACCGCCGTCGCGGGGGCGGGGGAGTTCCGGGTCGTGCTGTCCGACCTGCTCGACGCGGCGCGGGACGCGGACGCCTCGATCGTCCACGTGAAGAACGACGGCGCCCGCGGCGAGCCCGACGAGCCGGGCACGCCGGGCTGGGAACTCGTCTTCGCGCCGCTGCCGGGCGAGCCGGTGGTGCGCAAGGACGTCGCCGATGCGTTCGAGTCCAATCCGGCGCTCGCCGACGTGCTGCGGGCGATGGGCGTCGACACGGTGGTGGTCGCCGGGCTGCAGAGCGAGCACTGCGTGCAGGCGACCGCGATCGGCGCGTTGCGGCGCGGCTTCGACGTGGTCGTCCCCGCCGGGGCGCACACGACCTACGACGCCGACGAGCCGGCGGAGGCGATCGTCGAGCGCATCACCCTGGAGCTGGTCGCGGCGGGCGTGGAGGTGCCGGAGCTGGACGATCTGACCTGGGCCTAG
- a CDS encoding SbcC/MukB-like Walker B domain-containing protein, translating to MTDLPADDGLLRRGQFRIELVQLLNWGSYDGLHRMPVGRGGIAILGPTGRGKSTVLDAMSAVIMPNPQEFNRAARDDSRQRSERTVYSYARGKTDEVRDAGSDTTTTHFLRPLGTAFPTGAAITWRTELGETITAARLAWIGPETSTQDEVTTATVYLLAHGEFPLGRLNELVQEPGSSSPLTRASLARLVHPERDLVTSSQPELRVRLCEELGIGGSDESQLKALTLLRRAQASKGVFSIDELFKSFVLTEPRALSRWETTLSSYREASALYDVFETTRRKLEVLADVPARAEQYAAAAEDATGKRRLLSPADGETDPRLRVWLAERIRDWVSGQVDDVRDRKREQETQRREAEAEERAAHRAHQDAQARLAAAGGDPSVALRREQELAERILAAQTRERATADALFARAGLPAPESAEHLAELQREAETRLAAVTADEEQQAHRYELAGRVDAAKKAIAAATAEKRSFEQRRSNVPADADERRRRIAEAVGLAPEELPYAGELFEVAPGRRDWSRAVEAVLGEVATHLVVDERSFAAVRRYVNDADLRGRVVLVPAAAGRAPALDPVDRTVPALLQFDDASPFHGWLHDELVADRSVLCVETPEELDAPRPAGVSGAVTRSGMRSAARGRVVKDDRRSASWIGLDNTPRIHELASRIAALEAELAEARAASDRAEAEHGDARRRSEALGGVRAIEWDGIEVASHAARVAELAEQLANVAVAHPEAALLQEEAERHDRERVDAAKRGAALQARVDELESQHAALIDIEDSIADALERNSPLTPEERLLLGTLPFAAPREAADVDHRYAEALAALRDQIDAHQQSVEHYEQLLVVTFERYRDLDPAAEIDASIESLPAVQAIHRMLVEDDLPRAKADWLVKAGASMGDSLRALLTQIEEDGHAIRRGVRPISNALRGIEFREGSTLDIDPRPVSNSDLTEFTRTLRKHTAGAAGADRRDAAAIERDFLDLRRDLSRLEERSRAGEAWRRRVLDAREHYQFRAIETRADGAQIVHEGVAGKSGGEGQELIAFVLGAALRYRLGDGTDAIPTYAPIVLDEGFVKADNEYTGRALAAFRGLGFQLIVGAPRDKVNAFEEHVESVAYVTGDPARPGLSRIYSLSIREALEGERLGLATA from the coding sequence GTGACCGACCTGCCCGCCGACGACGGCCTGCTCCGCCGCGGCCAGTTCCGCATCGAGCTCGTCCAGCTGCTCAACTGGGGCAGCTACGACGGGCTCCACCGCATGCCCGTGGGCCGTGGCGGCATCGCCATCCTGGGCCCGACCGGGCGCGGCAAGTCCACCGTGCTCGACGCGATGTCCGCGGTCATCATGCCGAACCCGCAGGAGTTCAACCGCGCGGCGCGCGACGACTCCCGGCAGCGCTCCGAGCGCACGGTCTACAGCTACGCCCGCGGCAAGACCGACGAGGTGAGGGACGCCGGCTCCGACACCACCACCACGCACTTCCTCCGCCCGCTCGGGACCGCGTTCCCCACCGGCGCCGCCATCACCTGGCGCACCGAGCTCGGCGAGACGATCACCGCGGCCCGGCTGGCCTGGATCGGCCCGGAGACCTCGACGCAGGACGAGGTCACCACTGCGACCGTCTACCTGCTCGCCCACGGCGAGTTCCCGCTCGGACGCCTGAACGAGCTCGTCCAGGAGCCCGGCAGCTCCTCCCCGCTCACGCGCGCCTCCCTCGCCCGGCTGGTGCACCCGGAGCGCGACCTGGTCACCTCCTCGCAGCCGGAGCTGCGGGTGCGGCTGTGCGAGGAGCTCGGGATCGGCGGCAGCGACGAGTCGCAGCTCAAGGCGCTCACGCTGCTGCGCCGCGCCCAGGCGTCCAAGGGCGTCTTCTCGATCGACGAGCTGTTCAAGAGCTTCGTGCTGACCGAGCCGCGCGCCCTGTCCCGCTGGGAGACCACCCTCAGCAGCTACCGCGAGGCGTCGGCCCTCTACGACGTGTTCGAGACCACGCGCCGCAAGCTGGAGGTGCTCGCCGACGTCCCGGCCCGAGCCGAGCAGTACGCGGCAGCCGCGGAGGACGCGACGGGCAAGCGCCGCCTGCTCTCCCCCGCCGACGGCGAGACCGACCCGCGCCTGCGGGTCTGGCTGGCCGAGCGCATCCGCGACTGGGTGTCCGGGCAGGTCGACGACGTGCGCGACCGCAAGCGCGAGCAGGAGACCCAGCGCCGCGAGGCCGAGGCCGAGGAGCGCGCCGCGCACCGCGCGCACCAGGACGCCCAGGCGCGGCTCGCCGCGGCCGGCGGCGACCCGTCCGTTGCGCTCCGCCGCGAGCAGGAGCTCGCCGAACGCATCCTGGCCGCGCAGACCAGGGAGCGCGCGACGGCCGACGCCCTCTTCGCCCGGGCGGGCCTGCCCGCGCCGGAGTCGGCCGAGCACCTGGCGGAGCTGCAGCGCGAGGCGGAGACCCGGCTCGCCGCGGTCACGGCCGACGAGGAGCAGCAGGCGCACCGCTACGAGCTGGCGGGCCGGGTGGACGCCGCGAAGAAAGCCATCGCCGCCGCGACCGCCGAGAAGCGGTCCTTCGAGCAGCGCCGGAGCAACGTCCCCGCCGACGCCGACGAGCGCCGCCGCCGGATCGCCGAGGCCGTGGGGCTGGCGCCGGAGGAGCTGCCCTACGCCGGAGAGCTCTTCGAGGTGGCGCCGGGACGCCGGGACTGGAGCCGCGCGGTGGAGGCCGTGCTCGGCGAGGTCGCCACCCACCTGGTCGTGGACGAGCGCAGCTTCGCCGCCGTCCGCCGCTACGTGAACGACGCCGACCTGCGCGGCCGGGTCGTGCTCGTCCCTGCTGCCGCCGGGCGCGCGCCGGCGCTCGACCCGGTGGACCGGACCGTCCCCGCGCTGCTGCAGTTCGACGACGCCAGCCCGTTCCACGGCTGGCTGCACGACGAGCTGGTCGCCGACCGCAGCGTGCTGTGCGTCGAGACGCCCGAGGAGCTGGACGCACCCCGTCCGGCCGGCGTCTCGGGCGCGGTCACCCGCTCCGGCATGCGCTCCGCGGCGCGCGGCCGGGTCGTCAAGGACGACCGCCGCAGCGCCTCCTGGATCGGACTCGACAACACGCCGCGCATCCACGAGCTCGCCTCCCGCATCGCCGCCCTGGAGGCCGAGCTGGCCGAGGCGCGCGCCGCGTCCGACCGCGCGGAGGCCGAGCACGGCGACGCGCGCCGCCGCAGCGAGGCCCTCGGCGGGGTGCGCGCGATCGAGTGGGACGGCATCGAGGTCGCCTCGCACGCCGCCCGGGTGGCCGAGCTCGCCGAGCAGCTCGCGAACGTCGCGGTCGCGCACCCCGAGGCGGCCTTGCTGCAGGAGGAGGCCGAGCGTCACGACCGCGAGCGCGTCGACGCCGCCAAGCGCGGCGCGGCGCTGCAGGCGCGCGTGGACGAGCTGGAGTCCCAGCACGCCGCCCTCATCGACATCGAGGACAGCATCGCCGACGCGCTGGAGCGCAACAGCCCGCTGACGCCAGAGGAGCGCCTGCTGCTCGGCACGCTCCCCTTCGCCGCGCCGCGCGAGGCGGCCGACGTCGACCACCGCTACGCCGAGGCGCTGGCGGCCCTCCGCGATCAGATCGACGCCCACCAGCAGAGCGTCGAGCACTACGAGCAGCTGCTCGTCGTGACGTTCGAGCGCTACCGCGACCTGGACCCGGCCGCCGAGATCGACGCCTCGATCGAGAGCCTCCCCGCCGTCCAGGCCATCCACCGGATGCTCGTGGAGGACGACCTGCCGCGCGCGAAGGCCGACTGGCTGGTCAAGGCGGGCGCGAGCATGGGCGACAGCCTGCGCGCCCTGCTCACCCAGATCGAGGAGGACGGCCACGCCATCCGCCGCGGCGTCCGCCCGATCTCGAACGCGCTGCGCGGCATCGAGTTCCGGGAGGGCTCGACGCTCGACATCGACCCGCGGCCGGTGTCGAACAGCGACCTGACCGAGTTCACCCGCACGCTGCGCAAGCACACCGCGGGCGCCGCCGGCGCCGACCGCAGGGACGCCGCGGCGATCGAGCGCGACTTCCTCGACCTGCGGCGCGACCTGTCGCGCCTGGAGGAGCGCTCGCGCGCCGGCGAGGCCTGGCGGCGGCGCGTGCTCGACGCGCGCGAGCACTACCAGTTCCGGGCGATCGAGACCCGCGCCGACGGCGCCCAGATCGTCCACGAGGGCGTCGCGGGCAAGTCCGGAGGCGAGGGGCAGGAGCTCATCGCGTTCGTGCTCGGCGCCGCGTTGCGCTACCGGCTCGGCGACGGGACGGACGCCATCCCGACCTACGCCCCGATCGTGCTGGACGAGGGATTCGTGAAGGCGGACAACGAGTACACCGGCCGGGCGCTCGCGGCGTTCCGCGGGCTCGGCTTCCAGCTGATCGTCGGCGCCCCGCGCGACAAGGTGAACGCCTTCGAGGAGCACGTGGAGTCGGTGGCGTACGTGACGGGCGACCCGGCCCGGCCGGGGCTGTCCCGGATCTACTCGCTGAGCATCCGGGAGGCGCTGGAGGGCGAGCGGCTCGGTCTGGCCACCGCCTGA